A window of Falsiruegeria litorea R37 contains these coding sequences:
- the lptE gene encoding LPS assembly lipoprotein LptE → MSWFNRKILLMIPLALSACGFQPVYGTGGTGAALRGKVEVSAPDDVESYWLVQNLEERLGRSASSASDYDLAVTVLTTQQGQAITASNEITRYSIIGTADYTLTNKASGQVVASGKVDNFTGYSATGSTVETLASERDARHRLMTILADQITTQLYSTADLPT, encoded by the coding sequence ATGTCGTGGTTTAACCGAAAAATCCTGCTGATGATCCCGCTGGCCCTGTCGGCCTGCGGGTTCCAGCCCGTTTACGGCACAGGCGGCACAGGCGCGGCCCTGCGCGGCAAGGTCGAAGTGTCTGCACCTGATGACGTCGAAAGCTATTGGCTGGTGCAAAACCTGGAAGAGCGACTGGGTCGCAGCGCCTCTTCGGCCTCGGACTATGATCTGGCAGTGACTGTCTTGACCACACAGCAGGGTCAGGCGATCACCGCCTCGAACGAGATCACACGCTATTCGATCATCGGTACGGCCGATTACACCCTGACCAACAAGGCTTCGGGCCAGGTTGTGGCGTCGGGCAAGGTCGACAACTTCACTGGCTATTCCGCCACAGGTTCGACCGTGGAAACACTGGCCAGTGAGCGGGACGCGCGTCACCGGCTGATGACCATCCTGGCGGATCAGATCACCACACAGCTTTATTCTACTGCGGACCTGCCCACATGA
- the holA gene encoding DNA polymerase III subunit delta — MKLSPREAEGYFAKPDAGKTGLLIYGADAMRVALKRQQVIAALLGPGAEEEMRLTRMPGAELRKDPAQLVDAIKAVGFFPGPRVAFVEDCPETSHPAILAALEDWEPGDAQIVITAGQLKPTSKIRKAFEGHSNTYAVGIYDEPPSRAEIERTLGEAGIRSVPPDSMAALTDLANDLGPGDFTQTIEKLALYKRGDSGELSIDDIEACAPRSTEAALDDVLNVVAEGRAGEIGPLIRRLQSQGTNAVSLCIGATRHFRMLYTCASAPGGPSEGVSRLRPPVYGKRRDRVLRQAQGWGAYKLETALTVLTDTDLALRSAGQTAPAMALVERAMIRLAMLSRSR, encoded by the coding sequence ATGAAGCTAAGCCCGCGCGAGGCAGAAGGGTATTTCGCCAAGCCTGATGCGGGCAAGACCGGCCTGCTGATCTATGGTGCCGATGCCATGCGCGTGGCGCTGAAGCGGCAACAGGTGATCGCGGCCCTGCTTGGCCCTGGTGCCGAAGAAGAAATGCGTCTGACCCGCATGCCCGGTGCAGAGCTTCGCAAAGACCCCGCACAGCTGGTCGATGCGATCAAGGCCGTTGGTTTCTTCCCCGGCCCCCGCGTGGCCTTTGTCGAGGATTGTCCCGAAACCTCTCATCCCGCCATTCTGGCCGCGTTAGAGGATTGGGAACCGGGCGACGCCCAGATCGTGATCACTGCGGGGCAGCTCAAACCCACGTCCAAGATCCGCAAGGCGTTCGAGGGGCATTCCAACACCTACGCTGTCGGCATCTATGACGAGCCCCCCTCGCGCGCCGAAATCGAGCGCACATTGGGTGAGGCAGGTATTCGCAGCGTCCCCCCTGATTCTATGGCCGCCCTGACCGATCTGGCCAATGACCTGGGACCGGGTGACTTTACCCAGACCATCGAAAAGCTGGCGCTCTACAAACGTGGCGACAGTGGCGAGCTGAGCATCGACGACATCGAAGCCTGCGCGCCGCGCTCGACCGAGGCGGCGCTGGACGATGTCCTAAATGTTGTGGCCGAAGGGCGCGCAGGCGAGATCGGCCCGCTGATCCGCCGCCTGCAATCGCAAGGCACCAATGCCGTTAGCCTCTGCATTGGAGCAACCCGGCATTTCCGCATGCTATACACCTGCGCCTCGGCCCCCGGTGGCCCATCCGAAGGCGTCAGCCGCTTGCGCCCGCCCGTCTATGGCAAACGCCGCGACCGAGTGCTGCGACAGGCGCAAGGCTGGGGCGCGTACAAGCTGGAAACCGCGCTGACAGTGCTGACAGACACCGACCTTGCGCTGCGTTCGGCCGGGCAGACTGCCCCCGCCATGGCCTTGGTAGAACGTGCCATGATCCGCCTCGCGATGCTCTCACGCTCACGCTGA
- a CDS encoding glutathione S-transferase family protein, with the protein MYKVFGRLQSRASRVLWLLEELEQEYEFIDVGPHDPQVTKLNGTGKIPVLVDGDHVISDSSAIMTYLADKHGAFTYPAGTPERAQQDSLFHALVDEFDALLWTATRHMGILPEDKRVPAIYESLKWEFENSVSRLSKRFEGPFLQGDKPTIADILCAHCMTWARGIEFPVNADNLRAHGKEMRSRPAAQRMGALAKRT; encoded by the coding sequence ATGTACAAAGTCTTTGGTCGCCTTCAAAGCCGCGCCTCGCGGGTCCTGTGGCTGCTCGAAGAGCTCGAGCAAGAGTATGAGTTCATCGACGTGGGTCCGCACGACCCGCAAGTGACCAAGCTGAACGGCACTGGCAAGATCCCGGTTCTGGTCGACGGCGATCACGTGATCTCGGACAGCTCTGCAATCATGACCTATCTGGCCGACAAACACGGCGCCTTTACCTATCCGGCCGGCACACCCGAACGCGCGCAGCAGGATTCGCTATTTCATGCACTGGTCGACGAGTTTGACGCGCTGCTTTGGACCGCCACCCGCCACATGGGTATCCTGCCCGAAGACAAACGGGTTCCGGCGATCTACGAAAGTCTGAAGTGGGAATTCGAAAACAGCGTAAGCCGTCTGAGCAAGCGGTTCGAGGGACCGTTCCTGCAAGGGGACAAACCCACGATCGCAGACATTTTGTGCGCGCATTGTATGACTTGGGCCCGCGGAATCGAATTTCCGGTGAATGCAGACAATCTGCGCGCCCACGGCAAGGAAATGCGCAGCCGCCCGGCGGCTCAGCGCATGGGCGCTCTGGCCAAGAGAACCTGA
- a CDS encoding TIGR03862 family flavoprotein, with the protein MKKAVVIGAGPAGLMAAEELARADLSVVVTEAKTSVARKFLMAGKSGLNLTKDEPIEALMAAYDEAADWLRPMVTDFDAQAVQDWARELGQELFVGSSGRVFPKVMKASPLLRSWLHSLESLGVEVRTRHRWTGWREGQLLFATEQGEITLEADVTVLAMGGASWSRLGADGAWAEVLAGAGVSLAPFKASNAGLLMEWSDYMRDLFGQPVKGVAWSAGNVMAQGEAVISARGLEGGGIYSVCKAVREGAALHIDLMPDVSDADVAKRLSRPRGKVSLSNHLRKVLRLGPVRTGLLMEFARPLPSDARALAGLIKALPVKHVGLRPMDEAISTAGGVPHEELDAGLMLKRLPGVFCAGEMLDWEAPTGGYLLTACLATGRWAGRGAAQWIPQGC; encoded by the coding sequence ATGAAAAAAGCAGTTGTCATTGGGGCAGGGCCTGCGGGTCTGATGGCGGCCGAAGAATTGGCGCGCGCTGACCTTTCGGTCGTTGTGACCGAAGCCAAGACATCCGTGGCGCGCAAGTTCTTGATGGCTGGGAAATCCGGGTTGAACCTGACCAAGGACGAGCCGATTGAAGCCTTGATGGCGGCCTATGATGAGGCCGCTGATTGGCTGCGGCCAATGGTGACCGACTTTGACGCCCAGGCCGTACAGGATTGGGCGCGAGAGCTGGGGCAAGAGCTGTTTGTCGGCTCGTCGGGCCGGGTGTTCCCAAAGGTCATGAAGGCCTCGCCACTGCTACGCTCATGGCTGCATAGTTTGGAGTCTTTGGGCGTGGAGGTTCGAACACGCCATCGTTGGACAGGGTGGCGAGAGGGCCAGCTTTTGTTTGCCACGGAGCAGGGTGAAATCACGCTGGAAGCGGATGTTACGGTCTTGGCCATGGGGGGGGCGAGTTGGTCTCGGTTGGGTGCGGATGGGGCTTGGGCGGAGGTTCTGGCAGGTGCCGGCGTATCGCTTGCGCCGTTCAAGGCCTCTAATGCAGGGCTGCTGATGGAATGGTCGGACTACATGAGGGATTTGTTCGGGCAGCCGGTCAAGGGTGTGGCTTGGTCTGCAGGGAATGTGATGGCCCAGGGCGAGGCGGTGATTTCGGCACGTGGGCTAGAAGGCGGCGGTATCTATTCGGTTTGCAAGGCCGTGCGTGAAGGCGCGGCGTTGCACATCGATTTGATGCCGGATGTGAGTGATGCCGATGTGGCCAAGCGGTTGTCGCGCCCGCGCGGCAAGGTGAGCCTGTCGAACCATCTGAGGAAAGTGTTGAGGTTGGGTCCGGTGCGCACCGGGCTCTTGATGGAATTTGCTCGGCCATTGCCCAGTGATGCGAGAGCCTTAGCCGGGCTGATCAAAGCACTACCGGTGAAACATGTCGGCTTGCGCCCTATGGACGAGGCGATCTCGACCGCGGGCGGCGTGCCGCACGAAGAACTGGATGCGGGGCTGATGTTGAAGCGGTTGCCGGGCGTATTCTGCGCCGGGGAGATGCTGGATTGGGAAGCGCCGACCGGGGGGTATCTGTTGACGGCCTGTCTTGCCACCGGGCGATGGGCCGGGCGTGGGGCGGCGCAGTGGATCCCCCAGGGCTGTTAG